A window from Streptomyces subrutilus encodes these proteins:
- a CDS encoding FtsW/RodA/SpoVE family cell cycle protein translates to MTALTAQVAEPAPPPPDAHAPRRRGVELTLLAGAVLISVLGHLYVGLATTGRIPAGSARYAGGLAGAALLAHLAVRLRAPYADPVVLPIAVLLNGLGLVLIQRLDATTPAHLTADDQLLWSAFGAALFVVAVVLLRDHRTLQRYAYLSVAAALVLMLVPVFFPAVNGAHIWIRFAGLSFQPGEFAKILLAVFFASYLAANRTALALTGRRLFWRLRLLPGRVLGPILAIWLLSVGVLVLERDLGTSLLFFGLFVIMLFTATGRIGWIAIGLVLAGLGAYAVGTLEPHVNSRVDDWLNPFASIDRGEGPGQLAQSLFSFGAGGLLGAGLGHGQSFLIGFAAKSDFVLATAGEELGLVGLTAILLLYGLLVSRGFRTGLALRDPFGRLLATGLASIVALQVFVIAGGVTGLIPLTGMAMPFLAQGGSSVVTNWIIVALLVRLSDSARRPEPQESAA, encoded by the coding sequence ATGACGGCCCTGACGGCACAGGTGGCGGAACCCGCGCCCCCGCCCCCCGACGCCCACGCCCCCCGGCGCCGGGGCGTCGAGCTGACGCTGCTGGCCGGTGCGGTCCTGATCTCCGTCCTCGGCCACCTCTACGTCGGCCTGGCCACCACCGGCCGCATCCCGGCCGGCTCCGCCCGCTACGCCGGCGGACTGGCCGGCGCCGCCCTGCTGGCGCACCTCGCCGTCCGGCTTCGGGCCCCGTACGCCGACCCGGTCGTCCTGCCCATCGCCGTCCTGCTCAACGGGCTCGGACTCGTCCTCATCCAGCGCCTCGACGCGACCACCCCGGCCCACCTCACCGCCGACGACCAACTGCTCTGGTCCGCCTTCGGCGCGGCCCTCTTCGTCGTCGCCGTCGTGCTGCTCCGCGACCACCGGACGCTCCAGCGCTACGCGTACCTCTCGGTGGCCGCCGCCCTCGTGCTGATGCTGGTGCCCGTCTTCTTCCCGGCGGTCAACGGCGCGCACATCTGGATCCGCTTCGCCGGACTCTCCTTCCAGCCCGGGGAGTTCGCCAAGATCCTGCTCGCCGTCTTCTTCGCCTCCTACCTCGCCGCGAACCGCACCGCGCTCGCCCTCACCGGCCGCAGGCTGTTCTGGCGGCTGCGGCTGCTGCCCGGCCGGGTCCTGGGACCGATCCTGGCGATCTGGCTGCTCAGCGTCGGCGTGCTGGTCCTGGAGCGCGACCTCGGCACCTCGCTGCTCTTCTTCGGCCTCTTCGTGATCATGCTCTTCACCGCCACCGGACGGATCGGCTGGATCGCGATCGGCCTGGTCCTGGCCGGGCTGGGGGCGTACGCCGTGGGCACCCTCGAACCGCACGTGAACAGCCGCGTGGACGACTGGCTGAATCCTTTCGCCTCCATCGACCGCGGCGAGGGCCCCGGCCAGCTCGCCCAGTCCCTCTTCTCCTTCGGCGCCGGCGGCCTCCTCGGAGCCGGGCTCGGCCACGGGCAGTCCTTCCTCATCGGCTTCGCCGCCAAGTCCGACTTCGTCCTCGCCACCGCAGGCGAGGAGCTCGGGCTCGTCGGCCTCACCGCGATCCTGCTGCTCTACGGGCTCCTCGTCTCCCGGGGCTTCCGCACCGGGCTCGCGCTGCGCGACCCCTTCGGCCGGCTGCTCGCCACCGGCCTGGCCTCGATCGTCGCGCTCCAGGTGTTCGTGATCGCCGGCGGCGTCACCGGCCTGATCCCGCTGACCGGCATGGCCATGCCCTTCCTGGCCCAGGGCGGCTCCTCCGTCGTCACCAACTGGATCATCGTCGCCCTGCTGGTCCGGCTCAGCGACAGCGCCCGCAGACCCGAACCGCAGGAGAGCGCCGCGTGA
- a CDS encoding C40 family peptidase, which yields MSHRPLRAACLAALLLALGPHTGAVADPLPEAEPVGVLLTRLQGLYQKAEEAAEAYKATESALGSRLDEERRLDGELGRARGALGTQRALAGHLAREQYQGARGFSPYARMLLARDPRALLDQRRLAAREGARRAAVLARLARGERQADALAARARTALDAQRTLAARQKRQKEEVAAQLKEVERVLSSLSAEQLARVDAKEAAQTADAQRALLDSGRLPARTGAPTAAGGAALRYAAAQIGKPYVWGAEGPGSFDCSGLTSQAWAHAGRSIPRTSQEQWAGLPRVPLDRLRPGDLVVYFPKATHVGLYVGDGKVIQAPRPGARVKVSPIAANPLLGAVRPDPDGAPLDRFVPPPLPEAAGARGAEEDAGYSAEEAPEAAPDGSPDGASPADEAVTSAR from the coding sequence ATGTCGCATCGGCCGCTCCGTGCCGCCTGCCTCGCCGCACTGTTGCTCGCACTCGGCCCGCACACCGGCGCCGTCGCCGACCCGCTCCCCGAAGCCGAACCCGTCGGCGTGCTCCTGACCCGGCTGCAGGGGCTCTACCAGAAGGCCGAAGAGGCCGCCGAGGCGTACAAGGCCACCGAGTCCGCCCTCGGCAGCCGGCTCGACGAGGAGCGGCGGCTGGACGGCGAGCTGGGCCGGGCCCGCGGCGCGCTCGGCACCCAGCGGGCCCTCGCCGGACACCTGGCCCGCGAGCAGTACCAGGGCGCCCGGGGCTTCTCCCCGTACGCCCGGATGCTCCTGGCCCGCGACCCGCGCGCCCTCCTCGACCAGCGCCGCCTCGCCGCCCGCGAGGGCGCCCGCCGGGCCGCCGTACTGGCGCGGCTCGCGCGCGGCGAACGGCAGGCCGACGCCCTCGCCGCTCGGGCCCGCACCGCCCTGGACGCGCAGCGGACCCTGGCCGCCCGGCAGAAGCGGCAGAAGGAGGAGGTCGCGGCGCAGCTCAAGGAGGTGGAGCGGGTGCTGTCCTCGCTCTCGGCCGAGCAACTGGCCCGGGTGGACGCCAAGGAGGCGGCGCAGACGGCGGACGCGCAGCGCGCGCTGCTGGACTCCGGGCGGCTCCCGGCGCGCACCGGCGCGCCCACGGCCGCGGGCGGCGCCGCCCTGCGCTACGCGGCCGCCCAGATCGGCAAGCCGTACGTGTGGGGCGCCGAGGGGCCGGGCTCCTTCGACTGCTCCGGGCTGACCTCGCAGGCCTGGGCGCACGCGGGCCGGTCCATCCCGCGGACCAGCCAGGAGCAGTGGGCCGGCCTCCCCCGCGTGCCGCTGGACCGGCTGCGGCCGGGGGACCTCGTCGTGTACTTCCCCAAGGCGACCCACGTGGGGCTGTACGTCGGCGACGGCAAGGTCATCCAGGCCCCGCGCCCCGGGGCGCGGGTGAAGGTCTCGCCGATCGCGGCGAACCCGCTGCTGGGCGCGGTCCGGCCGGACCCCGACGGGGCCCCGCTGGACCGGTTCGTCCCCCCGCCGCTGCCGGAGGCGGCCGGTGCGCGGGGGGCGGAGGAGGACGCCGGCTACTCCGCCGAGGAGGCGCCGGAGGCCGCGCCGGACGGGTCGCCGGACGGGGCGTCCCCCGCCGACGAGGCCGTGACCTCGGCCAGGTAG
- a CDS encoding styrene monooxygenase/indole monooxygenase family protein: MRKILVVGAGQSGLQLALGLQTKGYEVTLMSNRTADEIRTGRVMSTQCMFDTALRHERDLQINFWEQQAPKIEGVGVSVAGPDGGRAVDWLGRLGGFAQSVDQRVKMAGWLDVFAQRGGQLVIHGASVSDLDFFARTYDLVLVAAGKGELVSMFERNAARSVFDAPQRALAVSYVHGLGPRPEHPDTEAVRCNLVPGVGELFVMPTLTTSGRADILFWEGVPGGPVDAFAGVKDPSEHLALTLELMERFTPWEYARATKVELTDAHATLAGRYAPVVRNPVGRLPGGGLVLGVADVVVANDPITGQGSNSASKCAASYLSSILMHGDKPFDEAWMKATFDKYWFTSGKPVTQWTNAMLGVPPEHVLNLIGAAGQLPPVANRFANGFDNPADFDAYFYDPQDAADYLAEVTASSAGDAPSGDPSGAASGASSAE, encoded by the coding sequence ATGCGCAAGATACTCGTGGTCGGAGCCGGTCAGTCCGGTCTCCAGCTCGCCCTCGGCCTCCAGACGAAGGGGTACGAGGTCACCCTCATGTCCAACCGGACCGCGGACGAGATCCGCACCGGGCGGGTGATGTCCACGCAATGCATGTTCGACACCGCGCTGCGGCACGAGCGGGACCTGCAGATCAACTTCTGGGAGCAGCAGGCGCCGAAGATCGAGGGCGTGGGCGTCTCCGTCGCCGGCCCCGACGGCGGCCGGGCCGTCGACTGGCTCGGCCGGCTGGGGGGCTTCGCGCAATCCGTCGACCAGCGCGTGAAGATGGCGGGCTGGCTCGACGTCTTCGCGCAGCGCGGCGGGCAGCTGGTCATCCACGGCGCGTCCGTGTCCGACCTCGACTTCTTCGCCCGCACCTACGACCTGGTGCTGGTCGCCGCGGGCAAGGGCGAGCTGGTGTCCATGTTCGAACGCAACGCCGCGCGCTCCGTCTTCGACGCCCCGCAGCGCGCGCTGGCCGTCTCGTACGTGCACGGGCTCGGCCCGCGCCCCGAGCACCCCGACACCGAAGCCGTGCGCTGCAACCTGGTGCCGGGCGTCGGCGAGCTGTTCGTGATGCCGACCCTCACCACCTCGGGCCGTGCGGACATCCTCTTCTGGGAGGGCGTCCCGGGCGGTCCCGTGGACGCCTTCGCCGGCGTCAAGGACCCCTCGGAGCACTTGGCGCTCACGCTGGAGCTGATGGAGCGGTTCACCCCGTGGGAGTACGCGCGGGCGACGAAGGTCGAGCTCACGGACGCGCACGCGACCCTCGCGGGCCGCTACGCGCCGGTGGTCCGCAACCCCGTCGGCCGGCTGCCGGGCGGCGGCCTGGTGCTGGGCGTCGCGGACGTGGTCGTGGCCAACGACCCGATCACCGGGCAGGGCTCGAACTCGGCGTCCAAGTGCGCGGCCTCGTACCTCTCCTCGATCCTGATGCACGGCGACAAGCCGTTCGACGAGGCCTGGATGAAGGCGACCTTCGACAAGTACTGGTTCACCAGCGGCAAGCCGGTGACGCAGTGGACGAACGCGATGCTCGGCGTCCCGCCGGAGCACGTGCTGAACCTGATCGGCGCGGCCGGGCAGCTGCCGCCGGTGGCCAACCGGTTCGCCAACGGCTTCGACAACCCGGCCGACTTCGACGCCTACTTCTACGACCCGCAGGACGCGGCCGACTACCTGGCCGAGGTCACGGCCTCGTCGGCGGGGGACGCCCCGTCCGGCGACCCGTCCGGCGCGGCCTCCGGCGCCTCCTCGGCGGAGTAG
- a CDS encoding GTP-binding protein — translation MGSAVSDQPVIADEPAQSWQYDRSRAPVAVKVLVAGGFGVGKTTFVSSVSEITPLRTEAVMTEASLPTDDLSATPDKHTTTVAMDFGRITLDDDLVLYVYGTPGQERFWFMWDDLVRGAIGGIVLADTRRLRDSFPALDYFESCGLPYAVAVNHFEGTRSYEPEDVREALSVPAHVPVVIMDARSRRTVVESLLTLVAHALDGTPE, via the coding sequence GTGGGCTCCGCCGTCTCTGACCAGCCGGTGATCGCCGACGAACCCGCACAGTCCTGGCAGTACGACCGCTCGCGCGCGCCCGTGGCCGTCAAGGTGCTGGTCGCGGGCGGGTTCGGCGTCGGCAAGACCACCTTCGTCTCCTCCGTCTCCGAGATCACGCCGCTGCGCACCGAGGCGGTGATGACCGAGGCCAGCCTCCCCACCGACGACCTGTCCGCCACCCCGGACAAGCACACGACCACCGTCGCGATGGACTTCGGCCGCATCACCCTCGACGACGACCTCGTGCTGTACGTCTACGGGACCCCGGGCCAGGAGCGCTTCTGGTTCATGTGGGACGACCTCGTGCGCGGGGCCATCGGCGGCATCGTGCTGGCCGACACCCGCCGACTGCGCGACTCCTTCCCGGCCCTCGACTACTTCGAGAGCTGCGGGCTGCCGTACGCCGTCGCCGTCAACCACTTCGAGGGCACCCGCTCGTACGAGCCCGAGGACGTGCGCGAGGCGCTCAGCGTCCCGGCCCACGTGCCCGTCGTGATCATGGACGCGCGCAGCCGCCGCACGGTGGTCGAATCGCTGCTGACGCTGGTGGCGCACGCCCTCGACGGCACTCCCGAATAG
- a CDS encoding DUF742 domain-containing protein: protein MRSPASDRLPIRGADRRPARVRPYSLTGGRTRFTHVLLVETFVAALDTKAAEPRKPDRMPEMPAIVEVCRRMRTIAEIAALLKLPLGVVRVLVSDLADQGRIRVYGTGHGTGRPERALLERVLSGLRRL, encoded by the coding sequence GTGAGGAGTCCGGCCTCCGACCGGCTGCCGATACGCGGAGCCGATCGCCGCCCCGCCCGCGTCCGCCCGTACTCCCTGACGGGCGGCCGCACCCGCTTCACGCACGTCCTGCTCGTCGAGACCTTCGTCGCGGCCCTGGACACCAAGGCGGCGGAGCCGCGCAAGCCCGACCGCATGCCCGAGATGCCGGCCATCGTCGAGGTCTGCCGCCGCATGCGCACCATCGCCGAGATCGCCGCGTTGCTGAAGCTGCCGCTCGGCGTGGTCCGCGTCCTGGTCAGCGACCTCGCCGACCAGGGAAGAATCCGCGTGTACGGAACGGGCCACGGCACCGGCCGGCCCGAACGCGCGCTGCTCGAAAGGGTGCTCAGTGGGCTCCGCCGTCTCTGA
- a CDS encoding roadblock/LC7 domain-containing protein → MTAPSTYGLSTQARNLQWLLTDLVEEVPGVNSVAVVSSDGLLLLSSEPGAEAAQDRPKGPRGASADLATIVSGLGSLTTGAAALMDGGSVKQTMVAMEHGSVFVMAISDGSLLGVHATPDCDMSVVAYHMALFVGRAGHVLTPEVRSELRQSMENTP, encoded by the coding sequence ATGACCGCGCCCAGTACGTACGGACTGAGCACCCAGGCCCGCAACCTTCAGTGGCTGCTGACCGACCTGGTCGAGGAGGTGCCCGGCGTCAACTCCGTCGCCGTGGTCTCCTCGGACGGGCTCCTGCTCCTCTCCTCCGAGCCGGGAGCGGAAGCCGCGCAGGACCGCCCCAAGGGTCCGCGCGGGGCCTCGGCCGATCTGGCGACCATCGTCTCCGGCCTGGGCAGCCTCACCACCGGCGCCGCCGCCCTCATGGACGGCGGCTCGGTGAAACAGACCATGGTCGCGATGGAGCACGGCTCCGTCTTCGTCATGGCCATCAGCGACGGCTCCCTGCTGGGCGTGCACGCCACGCCCGACTGCGACATGAGCGTCGTCGCCTACCACATGGCCCTGTTCGTCGGCCGCGCCGGCCACGTCCTGACCCCCGAAGTCCGCAGCGAGCTGCGCCAGTCGATGGAGAACACCCCGTGA